The following are encoded together in the Humulus lupulus chromosome 5, drHumLupu1.1, whole genome shotgun sequence genome:
- the LOC133834512 gene encoding rust resistance kinase Lr10-like has protein sequence MIISFLLFLTTTHAKSNHYCPPSSCGDITNITTPLRLNTDPKHCGYSPFELSCENNLTVLYSNSVKYFVRSINYANHTIRIVHPNLNKTNCSSLPNNNQGELDSFKGFSSYGINLFETKTIVFLKCESRVNSSDYIDTAPCNIGGSLASQYSETKTTTAADLYYYYVVDGGFKVSDLAIGCRTELRTFVSNQIVVNGRTTSYVDIHNHLAYGFELSWLNSYINDGGLCFINDSNERQCFLWDWASPLKTFLDIMALLTPGLAAHAGLKFILGTPFVVAFLIYKWRRRHLSMYNSIEEFLHTQNNLIPIRYSFREIKKMTRNFKNKLGEGGYGSVFKGKLRSGRIVAVKILSKSKGNGQDFINEIATIGRIHHVNVVHLIGFCVHSSKHALVYDFMANGSLEKYIFSQEGGVISLSCKQIFEISLGVARGIEYMHQGCYMQILHFDIKPHNILLDENFIPKVSDFGLARLRPLGNNTMSLTTARGTLGYIAPELFYKNIGGVSNKADVYSFGMLLMEMTGKRKNIDALAENTSQIYFPSWAHDQLSQGKNVDVATTDTDGEISKIIKKMIIVALWCIQLKPSDRPTMNKVIELLEGEVECLQMPPKPSLCELEKPIEHVQETLYSVESTIPSLTLPR, from the exons ATGATCATCTCCTTCTTATTGTTCCTTACAACTACCCATGCAAAATCAAATCATTATTGTCCACCTTCTTCTTGTGGTGATATCACCAACATAACCACTCCTTTACGACTTAACACCGATCCAAAACACTGTGGCTACTCCCCTTTTGAGCTTTCTTGCGAGAACAATCTTACGGTATTATACTCAAATTCTGTGAAATATTTCGTGAGGTCAATCAATTATGCCAATCACACCATTAGAATTGTGCACCCCAATCTTAACAAAACCAATTGCTCCTCTCTCCCAAATAACAATCAGGGAGAATTAGATTCGTTCAAAGGTTTCAGCTCTTACGGCATCAACTTGTTCGAAACAAAGACAATAGTTTTCTTGAAATGTGAGAGTCGAGTAAATTCCTCTGATTATATAGACACTGCTCCTTGCAACATTGGTGGTTCTTTAGCCTCCCAATATTCCGAAACCaaaactactactgctgctgatctttattattattatgtggtCGATGGTGGCTTTAAGGTTTCTGATTTGGCGATTGGGTGCCGCACGGAGCTAAGGACCTTCGTATCGAATCAGATAGTGGTGAATGGGAGGACTACTTCTTATGTGGACATTCACAACCACCTTGCTTATGGCTTTGAGCTTTCATGGTTGAACTCATATATCAACGATGGGGGTCTCTGCTTCATCAACGATTCCAACGAGAGGCAATGTT TTTTGTGGGATTGGGCTTCACCATTAA AGACTTTCTTGGACATAATGGCCTTATTAACACCTGGGCTGG CAGCACATGCAGGACTAAAATTTATATTGGGGACTCCATTTGTAGTTGCTTTTTTAATCTATAAATGGCGAAGGCGTCATTTATCAATGTATAATTCTATTGAGGAGTTTCTTCATACACAAAATAACCTCATTCCTATAAGATACTCATTCAGAGAGATAAAAAAGATGACTCGAAATTTCAAGAACAAATTAGGTGAAGGAGGTTATGGTTCTGTATTCAAAGGAAAGCTTCGTAGTGGTCGTATTGTTGCAGTTAAGATATTGAGTAAATCCAAAGGAAATGGGCAAGACTTTATCAATGAAATTGCTACAATTGGAAGAATTCATCATGTTAATGTTGTTCATTTGATAGGCTTTTGTGTCCACTCCTCAAAGCATGCTCTTGTGTATGATTTCATGGCTAATGGATCTttggaaaaatatatattttctcaagAAGGAGGAGTTATCTCCTTAAGTTGCAAGCAAATTTTTGAAATTTCACTTGGCGTGGCACGTGGAATTGAGTACATGCACCAAGGATGTTACATGCAAATTTTACACTTTGATATTAAACCCCACAACATTCTCTTGGATGAAAATTTTATTCCAAAAGTTTCTGATTTTGGGTTAGCAAGATTGCGCCCATTAGGAAATAATACTATGTCCCTAACTACAGCAAGAGGAACCTTAGGATACATAGCACcagaactattttacaaaaatattggAGGAGTTTCTAATAAAGCTGATGTGTATAGTTTTGGAATGTTACTGATGGAAATGACaggtaaaagaaaaaatatagacGCACTTGCAGAAAATACTAGCCAAATTTACTTTCCTTCATGGGCACATGATCAATTAAGTCAAGGAAAAAATGTAGACGTAGCAACAACAGATACAGATGGggaaatttcaaaaattataaagaaGATGATTATAGTAGCATTATGGTGTATACAACTAAAGCCAAGTGATCGCCCTACAATGAACAAAGTCATAGAATTGCTTGAAGGAGAAGTTGAATGTCTACAAATGCCTCCTAAGCCTTCCCTATGTGAATTAGAGAAGCCGATTGAGCATGTCCAAGAAACATTGTATTCAGTTGAGTCAACAATACCATCATTAACACTCCCAAGATAA